A section of the Triticum dicoccoides isolate Atlit2015 ecotype Zavitan chromosome 7A, WEW_v2.0, whole genome shotgun sequence genome encodes:
- the LOC119329055 gene encoding pyrophosphate-energized vacuolar membrane proton pump-like, with the protein MAILGELGTEILIPVCGVVGIVFAVAQWFIVSKVKVTPGAASAAGGGKNGYGDYLIEEEEGLNDHNVVVKCAEIQTAISEGATSFLFTMYQYVGMFMVVFAAVIFVFLGSIEGFSTKGQPCTYSTGTCKPALYTALFSTASFLLGAITSLVSGFLGMKIATYANARTTLEARKGVGKAFITAFRSGAVMGFLLSSSGLVVLYITINVFKMYYGDDWEGLFESITGYGLGGSSMALFGRVGGGIYTKAADVGADLVGKVERNIPEDDPRNPAVIADNVGDNVGDIAGMGSDLFGSYAESSCAALVVASISSFGINHDFTAMCYPLLVSSVGIIVCLLTTLFATDFFEIKAASEIEPALKKQLIISTALMTIGVAVISWLALPAKFTIFNFGAQKDVSNWGLFFCVAVGLWAGLIIGFVTEYYTSNAYSPVQDVADSCRTGAATNVIFGLALGYKSVIIPIFAIAVSIYVSFSIAAMYGIAMAALGMLSTMATGLAIDAYGPISDNAGGIAEMAGMSHRIRERTDALDAAGNTTAAIGKGFAIGSAALVSLALFGAFVSRAGVKVVDVLSPKVFIGLIVGAMLPYWFSAMTMKSVGSAALKMVEEVRRQFNTIPGLMEGTAKPDYATCVKISTDASIREMIPPGALVMLTPLIVGTLFGVETLSGVLAGALVSGVQIAISASNTGGAWDNAKKYIEAGNSEHARSLGPKGSDCHKAAVIGDTIGDPLKDTSGPSLNILIKLMAVESLVFAPFFATYGGVLFKYI; encoded by the exons ATGGCGATCCTCGGGGAGCTCGGGACCGAGATCCTCATCCCCGTCTGCGGGGTCGTCGGCATCGTCTTCGCCGTCGCGCAGTGGTTCATCGTCTCCAAGGTCAAGGTCACCCccggcgccgcctccgccgccggcggcggcaagAACGGCTACGGCGACTACCTcatcgaggaggaggagggcctcAACGACCACAACGTCGTCGTCAAGTGCGCCGAGATCCAGACCGCCATCTCTGAAG GAGCAACCTCATTTCTTTTCACCATGTACCAGTATGTTGGTATGTTCATGGTCGTCTTTGCTGCGGTTATCTTCGTCTTCCTTGGGTCGATTGAGGGATTCAGCACAAAGGGCCAGCCCTGCACCTACAGCACGGGCACCTGCAAGCCAGCTCTCTACACCGCTCTCTTCAGCACTGCGTCTTTCTTGCTTGGAGCCATCACATCTCTGGTGTCTGGTTTCCTTGGGATGAAGATCGCCACATACGCCAATGCCAGGACGACCCTGGAAGCAAGGAAGGGTGTTGGGAAGGCATTTATCACCGCTTTCCGCTCTGGTGCAGTCATGGGCTTCTTGTTGTCATCAAGTGGGCTTGTGGTTCTTTACATCACCATCAACGTGTTCAAGATGTACTACGGTGATGACTGGGAAGGTCTTTTTGAGTCCATCACTGGTTATGGTCTCGGTGGGTCTTCCATGGCTCTATTCGGAAGAGTTGGTGGAGGTATCTACACCAAGGCTGCTGACGTGGGTGCTGACCTTGTTGGCAAAGTTGAGAGGAACATTCCTGAAGATGACCCAAGGAACCCAGCT GTGATTGCTGACAACGTCGGTGACAATGTTGGTGATATTGCTGGGATGGGATCAGATCTCTTTGGTTCATACGCAGAATCGTCCTGCGCTGCTCTTGTTGTTGCTTCTATCTCATCTTTTGGAATCAACCATGATTTCACTGCGATGTGCTACCCACTGCTCGTGAGCTCTGTTGGCATCATTGTTTGCTTGCTCACCACCCTGTTTGCGACTGATTTCTTTGAGATCAAGGCTGCAAGCGAAATTGAACCTGCTCTGAAGAAGCAGCTCATCATCTCCACTGCTTTAATGACTATCGGTGTTGCGGTGATCAGCTGGTTGGCTCTCCCAGCTAAGTTCACCATCTTCAACTTCGGTGCTCAGAAGGATGTGTCCAACTG GGGCCTGTTCTTCTGTGTGGCAGTTGGTCTGTGGGCTGGTCTGATTATTGGGTTTGTGACCGAATACTACACTAGCAATGCCTACAG CCCTGTGCAAGATGTTGCCGATTCCTGCAGAACTGGTGCTGCCACCAACGTCATCTTCGGTCTTGCCCTTGGTTACAAGTCAGTCATCATCCCAATTTTCGCTATTGCTGTCAGCATCTACGTCAGCTTCTCTATTGCTGCAATGTACGGCATTGCAATGGCTGCTCTTGGCATGCTTAGCACAATGGCAACTGGTCTTGCTATCGATGCTTATGGTCCCATTAGTGACAATGCTGGTGGAATTGCTGAGATGGCTGGCATGAGCCACAGAATCCGTGAGAGGACTGATGCTCTTGATGCTGCTGGCAACACAACCGCTGCTATTGGAAAG GGTTTCGCCATTGGATCAGCTGCTCTTGTGTCCCTGGCACTTTTCGGTGCCTTTGTCAGCAGAGCTGGTGTGAAGGTCGTTGATGTCCTATCTCCCAAGGTGTTCATTGGCCTGATTGTCGGAGCCATGCTTCCGTACTGGTTCTCTGCCATGACCATGAAGAGTGTTGGAAGTGCTGCTCTCAAGATGGTTGAGGAGGTCCGCAGGCAGTTCAATACCATCCCTGGACTGATGGAGGGAACTGCCAAGCCCGACTATGCCACCTGTGTCAAGATCTCCACTGATGCTTCCATCAGGGAGATGATTCCTCCGGGTGCTTTGGTCATGCTCACCCCCCTCATTGTCGGAACCCTCTTCGGCGTGGAAACCCTGTCTGGTGTTCTTGCTGGTGCCCTTGTTTCTGGAGTACAG ATCGCCATCTCTGCTTCCAACACCGGCGGTGCATGGGACAACGCAAAGAAGTACATTGAG GCCGGCAACAGCGAGCACGCGAGGTCCCTTGGCCCCAAGGGTTCAGACTGCCACAAGGCGGCCGTGATCGGCGACACCATCGGAGACCCCCTCAAGGACACCTCAGGCCCGTCGCTCAACATCCTCATCAAGCTGATGGCCGTCGAGTCCCTCGTGTTCGCGCCCTTCTTCGCCACGTACGGAGGTGTGCTGTTCAAGTACATCTAG
- the LOC119329056 gene encoding heparanase-like protein 3 produces the protein MAGLRLLVGALWLLAVLRQGAAAEAGAVSVDGRRAIASTGEDFVCATLDWWPPDKCDYGTCSWGRASLLNLDLSNKILLNAVKAFSPLVLRLGGSLQDKVVYGTADRRGPCAPFTKSESEMFGFTEGCLPMRRWDELNAFFQKSGAKIVFGLNALNGRVPLQGGAMGGNWDTTNAASFIRYTAGKGYKIHGWELGNELSGSGIGTKIGAAQYVKDAIALKTTVDSVYRGSPAKPLVLAPGGFFDPAWYGELIAKTKPDMLDVVTHHIYNLGAGVDTHLIDRILDPKALDGMASPFRDLQGLLKAAGTSAVAWVGESGGAYNSGHHLVTDAFVFSFWFLDQLGMSAKFDTKSYCRQSFIGGNYGLLNTTTFQPNPDYYSALLWHRLMGTKVLEAKFTGTNMIRAYAHCAKHAPGITLLLINLHGNATNHVKVAGSGGRGAHAGRKHGGRFAQATGAAREEYHLTPEGGNIQSQVMLLNGRALVTGADGSIPRMEPVKVDAARPIAMAPRSIVFVHMPHYHAPACS, from the exons ATGGCGGGGCTGCGGCTTCTTGTTGGGGCGCTTTGGCTGCTGGCGGTGCTGCggcagggcgcggcggcggaggcgggggcCGTCTCCGTGGACGGGCGGCGCGCCATTGCGTCCACGGGCGAGGACTTCGTGTGCGCCACCCTCGACTGGTGGCCGCCCGACAAGTGCGACTACGGCACCTGCAGCTGGGGCCGCGCCTCGCTCCTCAACCTG GATCTCTCCAACAAAATCCTTCTCAATGCCGTCAAAG CCTTCTCGCCGCTGGTGCTCCGGCTGGGCGGCTCGCTGCAGGACAAGGTGGTGTACGGCACGGCAGACCGGCGGGGGCCATGCGCGCCGTTCACCAAGAGCGAGTCGGAGATGTTCGGCTTCACGGAGGGCTGCCTGCCCATGCGCCGCTGGGACGAGCTCAACGCCTTCTTCCAGAAATCCGG GGCCAAGATCGTGTTCGGGCTCAACGCCCTCAACGGCCGGGTGCCACTGCAGGGCGGGGCCATGGGAGGCAACTGGGACACCACGAACGCGGCGTCCTTCATCCGGTACACCGCCGGCAAGGGGTACAAAATCCATGGATGGGAGCTCG GGAATGAGCTCAGCGGCTCCGGCATCGGGACGAAGATCGGGGCGGCCCAGTACGTCAAGGACGCGATCGCCCTCAAGACGACGGTGGACAGCGTGTACCGGGGCAGCCCGGCGAAGCCGCTGGTGCTCGCGCCCGGCGGCTTCTTCGACCCGGCCTGGTACGGCGAGCTCATCGCCAAGACCAAGCCAGACATGCTCGACGTGGTGACCCACCACATCTACAACCTAGGGGCAG GGGTGGACACACATCTGATTGACAGGATCCTCGACCCCAAGGCGCTCGACGGCATGGCGAGCCCGTTCAGGGATCTTCAGGGGCTGCTGAAAGCCGCCGGGACGTCGGCCGTCGCCTGGGTTGGGGAGTCTGGAGGGGCTTACAACAGTGGGCATCACCTTGTCACTGATGCATTTGTGTTCAGCTTCTG GTTCCTGGATCAGCTCGGCATGTCGGCGAAATTCGACACCAAGAGCTACTGTAGGCAGAGCTTCATCGGTGGGAACTACGGCCTGCTGAACACGACCACATTCCAGCCAAATCCTGACTACTACAG TGCTCTGCTGTGGCATCGCCTGATGGGAACCAAGGTTCTAGAAGCCAAGTTCACCGGGACCAACATGATCCGGGCCTACGCGCATTGCGCAAAACATGCT CCGGGGATAACCCTGCTGCTCATCAACCTGCACGGCAACGCGACGAACCACGTCAAGGTGGCAGGTTCAGGCGGCCGCGGCGCACACGCCGGAAGGAAGCACGGGGGGAGGTTTGCTCAGGCGACCGGAGCGGCGAGGGAGGAGTACCACCTCACGCCTGAGGGCGGCAACATCCAGAGCCAGGTGATGCTGCTGAACGGCAGGGCGCTGGTGACCGGCGCCGACGGGAGCATCCCCAGGATGGAGCCTGTGAAGGTGGACGCGGCGCGGCCCATCGCCATGGCGCCTCGGTCCATCGTGTTCGTCCACATGCCGCATTACCATGCCCCTGCGTGTAGCTAG